One window of Chamaesiphon minutus PCC 6605 genomic DNA carries:
- a CDS encoding TetR/AcrR family transcriptional regulator, with product MQEIVSTTTTDTKEQIISVAERLFAERGFAGTTLRTVIGEADVNLAAVHYHFGSKEELFRAAVKRFARPIVEQELALLAQLQEGGRVPTVEAILTALLTPSLEFLAQDKELLLVHTQFMGRCWAEPEPLKSIVRDEFAASMEAFLDVLQRALPDRSRSQLAWKFNLVIAALIRVQSEAGQPLALIQCTEPEAIRSAIEQLVKFLSPGMRS from the coding sequence ATGCAGGAAATTGTGAGTACGACAACAACCGATACCAAAGAACAAATCATTAGTGTTGCAGAACGACTCTTTGCCGAGCGAGGCTTTGCTGGCACTACATTAAGAACGGTGATTGGGGAGGCAGATGTCAACTTGGCGGCGGTTCACTATCACTTCGGGTCAAAGGAAGAGCTGTTTCGAGCAGCGGTTAAGCGGTTTGCTCGTCCGATCGTCGAGCAAGAATTGGCACTGCTCGCACAACTTCAGGAGGGGGGTCGAGTGCCGACGGTAGAAGCGATCTTGACCGCACTACTCACACCATCTCTAGAGTTTTTGGCTCAAGACAAAGAGTTATTACTCGTCCACACTCAATTTATGGGGCGTTGTTGGGCCGAACCCGAACCGCTCAAGAGTATTGTGAGGGATGAATTTGCGGCATCGATGGAGGCATTTTTGGATGTGTTACAACGGGCACTTCCCGATCGCTCGCGCTCGCAGCTCGCCTGGAAGTTCAATCTGGTAATTGCCGCATTAATTCGAGTCCAATCTGAAGCTGGGCAACCTTTGGCACTGATCCAATGTACAGAGCCTGAAGCGATTCGATCGGCGATCGAGCAACTAGTGAAGTTTCTCAGTCCGGGGATGCGATCGTGA
- a CDS encoding HlyD family efflux transporter periplasmic adaptor subunit, whose amino-acid sequence MFDKLERQTKLNVSGKQTPLMWWGTIALIAISGGGIHLRQQQAAQQAAESKAQSIVVATKAVPITVTALGKLAPKGEVIKLSAPTSNEGVKIDKLLVEEGTTVKSGQLVAILDSQRRLQAAVDEAKATVNVARANLEKVKAGAKQGEINAQKATIAKLQAEQGTGIEAQKATLARVVAETATQSEAYKATIAKIVAETATQIEAQTGAIAEAQAGLANARSEDKRYATLYQQGAVSASNGDSKRLTLLTAQQKVNQALANLKRIESSGKQQLAEAQANLRRIETSGQHQIDEARANLRKLETSTQQQVKESQFTLAKIAEIRPVDVLSAETEIDSAIASLKRAEANLAQAYIKSPQDGQILEIFARPGEVVGTNGIADLGKTSQMYGVVEVYQNDINKVRIGQKVNITSNSLPSKLQGTIERVGVQVKRQNTINADPSSNIDDRVVEVHAILDSKSSQLAAKFTNLQIQATIDLK is encoded by the coding sequence ATGTTCGACAAATTAGAAAGACAGACCAAACTGAATGTTAGCGGCAAACAAACACCATTAATGTGGTGGGGAACTATTGCCCTGATTGCCATCAGTGGCGGCGGGATTCATCTACGGCAACAGCAAGCAGCACAGCAAGCAGCGGAATCGAAAGCGCAATCGATCGTCGTCGCAACTAAAGCGGTACCAATAACCGTCACAGCTTTGGGGAAACTGGCACCTAAAGGGGAAGTTATCAAGCTGTCTGCACCCACATCAAACGAAGGTGTCAAAATTGATAAGTTGTTAGTAGAAGAAGGAACGACAGTTAAATCGGGACAGTTAGTCGCAATTTTGGATAGTCAACGACGCTTACAAGCAGCAGTAGATGAAGCTAAAGCAACAGTCAACGTTGCCCGAGCGAATCTGGAAAAAGTCAAAGCTGGAGCTAAGCAGGGCGAAATTAATGCTCAAAAAGCCACGATCGCTAAATTGCAAGCCGAGCAAGGGACGGGAATAGAAGCTCAGAAAGCGACACTTGCTAGAGTAGTGGCCGAAACAGCAACTCAATCCGAAGCTTACAAAGCCACAATCGCCAAAATTGTAGCCGAAACAGCAACTCAAATTGAAGCCCAAACAGGAGCCATTGCCGAAGCCCAAGCCGGACTTGCTAACGCTCGATCTGAGGATAAACGTTATGCCACCCTCTATCAACAGGGTGCGGTTTCTGCTTCTAACGGCGATAGTAAGCGGTTAACTTTATTAACCGCACAGCAAAAAGTCAATCAGGCTCTAGCAAATTTAAAACGCATTGAATCTTCTGGTAAGCAACAACTAGCCGAAGCCCAAGCCAATTTACGCCGGATTGAAACATCGGGACAACACCAGATCGATGAAGCGCGAGCTAATTTGCGAAAGCTCGAAACATCAACGCAACAACAGGTCAAAGAAAGTCAATTTACCCTTGCTAAAATCGCGGAAATACGTCCGGTAGATGTCCTGTCTGCCGAAACAGAGATCGACAGTGCGATCGCCTCTCTCAAACGTGCCGAAGCAAATCTCGCTCAAGCTTATATTAAGTCACCTCAAGATGGTCAAATCTTAGAAATTTTTGCACGTCCGGGAGAAGTAGTTGGTACTAATGGGATTGCCGATCTTGGTAAAACTAGTCAAATGTATGGCGTGGTGGAAGTATACCAAAATGATATTAATAAAGTTCGCATTGGGCAGAAAGTAAACATCACCAGTAATTCTCTACCTAGTAAATTGCAAGGGACGATCGAGCGAGTTGGCGTTCAAGTCAAACGTCAAAATACGATTAATGCCGATCCTAGTAGTAATATCGACGATCGAGTTGTAGAAGTTCATGCAATTTTAGATTCAAAGTCCAGTCAACTGGCGGCTAAGTTTACCAACTTACAAATTCAAGCAACGATCGATCTCAAATAA
- a CDS encoding GNAT family N-acetyltransferase: MPLSIELLTSKKHDRSLFTCGEQSLDEYIKLRASQELKKTVSTPFVLLEPPEKTVLGYYCLSSYSIDVSDLDEPIAKGLPRYPLLPSTLLGRLAVDVSCQGKGYGGYLLLDAMKRTLEATRTVASVAIVVDEIDSNATKFYLKYGFKAFPRMPMKLYISMESIAELGLI; the protein is encoded by the coding sequence GTGCCTCTTAGTATCGAACTATTGACAAGCAAGAAACACGATCGCAGCTTATTTACCTGCGGAGAACAGAGTCTAGATGAATACATCAAGCTCAGAGCGTCCCAAGAGTTGAAGAAGACTGTATCTACCCCATTCGTACTGCTCGAACCACCAGAGAAGACGGTACTAGGCTACTACTGTTTGTCTTCATACTCGATCGATGTATCCGACTTGGACGAGCCAATAGCCAAAGGTTTACCACGGTATCCATTGCTACCCTCGACATTACTCGGTAGATTGGCTGTCGATGTTAGTTGTCAGGGGAAAGGATACGGCGGTTACTTGCTATTGGATGCGATGAAGAGAACATTAGAGGCAACCCGAACAGTAGCATCAGTCGCGATTGTGGTTGATGAGATCGATAGTAATGCCACCAAATTTTATTTAAAGTATGGTTTTAAAGCGTTCCCTAGAATGCCAATGAAGCTATATATCTCGATGGAGTCGATCGCCGAATTGGGACTTATATAG
- a CDS encoding DUF1778 domain-containing protein, which yields MATTEPIARIEARIAPELKAMFQTAADIENITLSEFLCKSAREAAQSIIANHNVLKLSAEDSRAFAEAIVNPAEPNEALKAAAKRYKQEFGSAS from the coding sequence ATGGCAACAACCGAACCAATCGCCAGAATCGAGGCTCGAATAGCACCAGAGCTAAAGGCAATGTTTCAGACAGCAGCGGACATCGAGAACATCACGCTATCTGAATTCTTGTGCAAGAGCGCGAGAGAAGCCGCGCAGAGTATCATCGCTAACCACAATGTCCTGAAACTCAGTGCTGAGGATAGCAGGGCATTCGCTGAAGCTATTGTGAACCCCGCAGAACCAAATGAAGCACTCAAGGCGGCGGCTAAGAGATACAAACAGGAATTTGGTAGTGCCTCTTAG
- the devC gene encoding ABC transporter permease DevC — protein MTLTLRKLPPDVPTVRPSQQSIWQGIVDRTPLGWLQLKKSKSRLLVAIAGIGFADLLMFAQLGIQAALFDSNTMLNRAMDADIIISSAQYRDLNLANTLPRRRLYQIKDIPGVQSAEPLYISTIVWKNPQTRRKTQLTLVGQSLDRPAFALEEVNRNLDKLKQPDTFLFDRLSRGTYADVVAKVAAGQSVKTEVQRRTIEVTGLFSLGASFATDGTLITSPETFLRFFPDRSSGQITLGLIKVQPGVDPDRVLAQIAAILPPDTIASTKQQYVDNEQAYWQQTTPIGIVFTFGTVMSFVVGMVIVFQILSTDVNEHMSEYATFKAMGYRDRYLLAIVLEQSLILASLGFVPGLALALGQYTLIQNLGALPIAMTVERLILVFSLTVAMCVVSGAVATRRLQSADPADNF, from the coding sequence ATGACATTGACATTACGTAAATTGCCACCAGATGTGCCCACTGTTCGCCCTTCGCAGCAGAGTATTTGGCAGGGAATTGTCGATCGAACTCCGTTAGGCTGGCTGCAACTCAAGAAAAGTAAATCGCGGCTGCTAGTCGCAATAGCAGGCATTGGCTTTGCCGATTTGTTGATGTTTGCGCAACTCGGCATTCAAGCAGCATTATTTGATAGCAATACCATGCTCAATCGCGCTATGGATGCAGATATCATCATCAGTAGTGCTCAATATCGAGACTTAAATCTGGCCAATACTCTACCCCGCCGTCGTCTCTATCAAATTAAAGATATCCCTGGCGTCCAATCTGCCGAACCGCTGTATATATCGACGATCGTGTGGAAAAATCCGCAGACTCGGCGCAAAACTCAACTCACACTGGTGGGGCAAAGTCTCGATCGACCTGCGTTCGCCCTTGAAGAAGTCAATCGGAATCTGGATAAGCTCAAGCAGCCCGATACCTTTTTGTTCGATCGCTTGAGCCGAGGCACATACGCAGATGTCGTTGCCAAAGTTGCCGCCGGACAATCTGTGAAAACGGAAGTTCAACGTCGCACGATCGAAGTCACCGGACTGTTTTCACTCGGTGCTTCATTTGCGACAGACGGAACGCTCATAACTAGTCCAGAAACTTTTCTGCGCTTTTTTCCCGATCGCAGTTCGGGACAAATCACCTTGGGATTAATTAAAGTTCAACCCGGAGTCGATCCCGATCGAGTCCTCGCCCAGATCGCGGCCATCTTACCGCCCGATACGATCGCCTCTACAAAACAGCAATATGTAGACAACGAACAAGCCTACTGGCAGCAAACTACCCCAATTGGCATCGTGTTCACCTTTGGCACAGTCATGTCATTTGTCGTGGGGATGGTAATCGTTTTTCAGATTCTTTCGACTGACGTGAATGAGCACATGAGCGAATATGCCACGTTTAAGGCGATGGGATATCGCGATCGCTATCTGCTGGCGATCGTGCTGGAACAATCGCTGATTCTGGCATCGCTGGGATTTGTCCCTGGTTTAGCACTCGCATTAGGGCAATACACACTCATTCAGAACCTCGGTGCTTTGCCAATTGCCATGACCGTGGAACGGCTAATTCTGGTCTTTTCACTCACGGTGGCGATGTGTGTAGTCTCAGGAGCGGTGGCAACTCGCAGGCTGCAATCTGCCGATCCAGCCGATAATTTTTAG
- a CDS encoding mechanosensitive ion channel family protein — protein MIPSVSVAQDTPPVAVPSPSPQISTPTDGVFFADIMVRGQVILQIGSLDNLSASDRARIINRRIASFLAQSQSNGAITVQTDLQRGVATLQRNNRILMTVTQQDAQDFGVGVEALAQQWATALNRAFDEPPLAIDVGQRLYSTIRQFQRDSIDRLPSILGAMLTVLVTMFLAGSIKQITLAASERWEIDYNSKTLVSRIVYSSIWVFGTLVALGVLGLNFATLVGTLGLTSVAIGFSLRDILSNYFSGIILLVSRPFRVGDQIIIQDFEGTVTYIQLRATTLITYDGRTISIPNLQVFTATIINNTASELRRSSLTIEIDYDTDIARVKEVIHQAAVTVESVVADPPLDILVRELAVSGVKIEVRFWVNSRRLSFLESTSQVAQSIKEAMQAAGIALPNEVYTVQFKDLPRSCDAPSERLSDVGVKGEG, from the coding sequence ATGATACCGAGCGTCAGTGTGGCACAAGACACCCCGCCAGTCGCGGTACCATCACCCTCGCCGCAGATATCTACGCCGACGGATGGCGTATTTTTTGCAGATATTATGGTGAGGGGACAGGTGATTTTACAAATTGGCAGTCTTGATAATCTCAGTGCGAGCGATCGCGCTAGGATCATCAATCGTCGGATTGCGAGTTTTCTGGCTCAATCCCAATCAAATGGAGCGATTACCGTCCAAACTGACCTACAGCGAGGGGTTGCCACCCTCCAACGGAATAATCGGATTCTGATGACTGTCACCCAACAGGATGCCCAGGATTTTGGGGTGGGTGTCGAGGCATTGGCGCAGCAGTGGGCAACGGCACTCAATCGAGCCTTTGACGAACCACCGCTAGCGATCGATGTCGGACAGAGGCTTTACAGTACGATCCGCCAGTTTCAGAGAGATAGCATCGATCGATTACCAAGCATTTTGGGCGCAATGCTGACTGTGTTGGTGACGATGTTTTTGGCTGGCAGTATCAAACAAATTACATTAGCAGCTTCCGAGCGGTGGGAAATCGATTACAACTCCAAAACGTTAGTAAGTCGCATAGTCTACAGCAGTATTTGGGTATTCGGCACGCTCGTCGCGCTCGGCGTGTTGGGATTGAACTTTGCCACGCTGGTTGGCACGCTAGGACTGACAAGTGTGGCAATTGGCTTTAGCTTGCGAGATATTCTGAGCAATTACTTCTCTGGCATTATTTTACTGGTGTCGCGACCATTTCGGGTTGGCGACCAGATTATCATTCAAGACTTTGAGGGCACTGTAACTTACATTCAACTCCGTGCAACTACACTAATTACTTACGATGGACGTACGATTTCGATTCCCAATCTCCAGGTGTTTACCGCCACGATTATCAACAATACGGCATCAGAGTTGCGGCGCAGTTCGTTGACAATCGAGATTGACTACGACACAGATATTGCGCGGGTAAAAGAGGTTATCCATCAAGCAGCAGTGACAGTCGAAAGTGTTGTCGCCGATCCACCACTGGACATCCTCGTGAGAGAACTTGCAGTAAGTGGTGTCAAAATCGAAGTTCGGTTTTGGGTAAATTCGCGGCGGTTATCTTTTCTAGAATCAACTTCTCAAGTCGCGCAATCTATTAAAGAAGCAATGCAAGCGGCTGGGATCGCTTTGCCTAACGAAGTTTACACCGTCCAATTTAAAGATCTGCCAAGGAGCTGCGATGCTCCGTCAGAGCGACTAAGTGATGTTGGGGTAAAGGGAGAGGGGTAA
- a CDS encoding FAD-dependent monooxygenase, whose translation MPNSSQPQVLIVGAGPTGLMLAIELTLLSLSVRIIDRATATKRQARAGVLWARSQEALAELGVIDKFLDFAHRLQSTHIYINGRKIGGLEYGSTKTDYPNPLCIEQHDTERLLAESLANLGVEVEWEKEAIGLHAHDDGAEITLRNAQGEEETIATQWVVACEGTRSAIREAAQIPFEGERVTNLQTLQVNAKPTWRFPKSTSHGYFFLKENVSMLGFSMPGDSYRFCAFASDPTPDVKTPPSLAEMRDLVAAVTYMPELQLELTAPIWLSRARFQNRIAATFNKGRVLLVGDTAHAWAPIGGHGMNTGLRGAYNLGWKLAAVERGEAKSCLLDTYTIEQRANAQTIIEANNSNVMEQPQPYHKLRLMETFMPIGLSLQPVRRKIEFMLSDLGMEYRNSPLAWQQNASGSLHAGDRIPNVPVVSGNGQWENLHRLTSIHHWTLLLRTKDSEIVERAYESAGRFRSKIKVATIQPMDRDSDRQLGRDGQMFLVRPDGHVGFIGSVNDYSPLVKYLDTFLVRL comes from the coding sequence ATGCCTAATTCATCTCAACCTCAAGTATTAATCGTTGGTGCTGGCCCCACGGGTCTCATGCTAGCGATCGAATTAACGTTACTGTCCCTGTCCGTGCGGATTATCGATCGAGCCACCGCTACAAAACGACAAGCACGAGCTGGCGTGCTCTGGGCGCGCTCCCAAGAAGCACTCGCAGAACTAGGCGTAATCGACAAATTTTTGGACTTTGCACATCGACTACAGAGCACTCATATTTATATCAACGGTCGGAAGATCGGCGGTCTTGAATATGGTTCCACCAAGACGGACTACCCAAATCCCCTCTGTATCGAACAGCATGATACCGAGCGGCTCTTAGCCGAGTCACTGGCTAATTTAGGAGTTGAAGTCGAGTGGGAAAAAGAGGCAATTGGACTTCACGCACATGACGATGGAGCTGAAATTACGCTCCGCAATGCCCAGGGAGAGGAGGAAACCATCGCGACCCAATGGGTAGTAGCCTGCGAAGGAACTCGGAGCGCGATCCGTGAAGCCGCACAAATTCCGTTTGAAGGCGAGCGCGTGACGAACCTACAAACACTTCAAGTCAATGCCAAACCAACCTGGCGGTTTCCCAAATCCACTTCTCACGGCTACTTCTTTTTGAAAGAGAACGTTTCAATGTTAGGGTTTTCGATGCCAGGTGATAGTTACCGTTTCTGTGCGTTTGCTAGCGATCCCACTCCCGATGTCAAAACACCGCCCAGCTTGGCAGAAATGCGCGACTTAGTGGCAGCGGTTACTTACATGCCAGAATTGCAGCTAGAGCTAACCGCACCCATTTGGCTCAGTCGCGCCCGATTTCAGAATCGGATTGCTGCGACCTTCAACAAAGGTCGCGTGCTGCTAGTCGGGGATACAGCTCACGCTTGGGCACCGATCGGCGGACATGGGATGAATACCGGACTCCGAGGTGCTTATAACCTCGGCTGGAAATTAGCCGCAGTCGAGCGCGGTGAAGCCAAATCCTGTCTGTTGGATACTTATACGATCGAACAACGCGCCAACGCCCAAACTATCATCGAGGCCAACAACTCGAACGTGATGGAGCAGCCGCAACCATATCATAAGCTCCGGCTGATGGAAACGTTCATGCCGATCGGATTGTCGCTCCAGCCAGTGAGACGCAAGATTGAATTCATGCTCAGCGACTTGGGCATGGAGTACCGCAATAGCCCGTTAGCTTGGCAACAGAATGCTAGTGGGTCGCTACATGCAGGCGATCGCATCCCTAATGTCCCGGTGGTATCTGGCAATGGGCAATGGGAAAATCTACATCGCTTGACTTCAATTCATCACTGGACGCTGCTACTGCGGACGAAGGACAGTGAGATAGTCGAACGAGCTTATGAGAGCGCAGGCCGATTCCGCTCGAAAATCAAGGTGGCGACAATTCAACCAATGGATCGCGATAGCGATCGTCAACTGGGGCGCGATGGACAGATGTTCCTGGTTCGTCCAGATGGTCATGTCGGATTTATTGGCTCAGTTAACGATTACAGCCCTCTAGTTAAATATTTAGACACTTTCCTGGTCAGATTGTAA
- a CDS encoding sugar transferase, which produces MTDVNKTDFTDNLWQIEDIRATNVAIQWRTPLVMLRPIILLLLDAAMLFISWQIADLLGTSGSIHISESIWPIIVISIGTLTASGFYGTDDRLHRFAKLFKSLTLAHLTIVVGAFLYQPGFWWVTRSVFAIAWMLNFILIGLARFLLDLLIIQIRSRYPIFQNSVALLGERNDIEKVQKLVNRSKQFRVERKLDLADWNLQSQLDGMFALIRASKVSEVFICSQQPLDNQIILFWKLKSVGIHLRMVPTQLQLSQRAAETKTIGEITTSRFKSISILETSFRLKQIFDRVAASIGLIILSPVFLAIAMAIRKNSPGPIFYKQKRIGLKGRPFKVWKFRTMVVNASELQAELEAQNEVKGGVLFKMKADPRITKVGKFLRKYSLDELPQLINVLQGEMSLVGPRPLAVRDYELSLQDIEQSSSDKLLRYEVLPGITGLWQVKGRTSSDSNEIFYWDMVYILQWSLALDLKILLETIKVVLCKEGSY; this is translated from the coding sequence ATGACTGATGTCAACAAAACCGATTTTACAGACAATCTGTGGCAGATCGAAGATATCAGAGCAACTAATGTAGCTATTCAGTGGCGAACGCCGCTGGTAATGTTAAGGCCGATAATTCTACTGTTGCTCGATGCGGCGATGTTATTTATTTCTTGGCAGATTGCCGATCTCCTCGGTACGTCAGGCTCGATCCATATCTCAGAATCGATTTGGCCGATTATCGTCATCAGCATTGGGACTCTTACCGCTTCGGGATTCTATGGCACTGACGATCGACTACACAGATTTGCCAAGTTGTTTAAATCTCTGACACTGGCGCATTTAACGATCGTAGTTGGTGCTTTTTTATATCAACCAGGATTCTGGTGGGTGACCAGATCGGTATTCGCGATTGCGTGGATGTTGAATTTTATCTTAATTGGCTTGGCAAGATTCTTATTAGATCTCCTAATTATCCAGATTCGCAGTCGTTACCCGATTTTTCAGAACTCAGTTGCGTTGTTAGGCGAAAGAAATGATATCGAAAAAGTTCAAAAATTAGTCAACCGCTCTAAGCAATTTAGAGTAGAGCGCAAACTCGATTTGGCCGATTGGAATCTCCAAAGTCAATTAGATGGGATGTTTGCGCTGATTCGAGCCAGTAAAGTCAGCGAGGTATTTATCTGCTCGCAGCAGCCGCTCGACAATCAAATTATCTTGTTTTGGAAATTAAAATCAGTCGGCATTCATCTGAGAATGGTTCCCACCCAATTGCAACTATCGCAACGAGCCGCTGAAACCAAGACCATCGGCGAAATTACTACCAGCCGTTTTAAATCTATCTCGATTTTAGAAACTAGTTTTCGGTTGAAGCAAATATTCGATCGAGTCGCTGCATCGATCGGATTAATTATCCTATCACCAGTATTCCTAGCAATCGCGATGGCGATCCGCAAAAATTCTCCTGGGCCAATTTTTTACAAACAGAAACGCATCGGTTTAAAAGGACGACCTTTTAAAGTTTGGAAATTTAGGACGATGGTAGTCAATGCCAGCGAACTCCAAGCAGAACTCGAAGCTCAAAACGAAGTTAAAGGTGGAGTCTTATTTAAAATGAAAGCAGATCCCCGGATTACTAAAGTTGGTAAGTTTTTAAGAAAGTATAGCTTAGATGAGTTACCTCAATTAATCAACGTTCTCCAAGGTGAAATGAGCTTAGTAGGGCCGCGTCCACTCGCAGTTAGAGACTATGAATTATCGCTGCAAGATATCGAACAATCCTCTTCCGATAAATTGTTGAGATATGAAGTTTTGCCAGGAATTACCGGACTCTGGCAAGTCAAGGGACGTACTAGCAGTGATTCTAATGAGATCTTTTATTGGGATATGGTTTATATATTACAATGGTCTTTAGCTCTCGATTTAAAAATATTGCTCGAAACAATTAAGGTTGTTTTGTGTAAGGAAGGTTCTTATTAA
- the trpD gene encoding anthranilate phosphoribosyltransferase, giving the protein MLTLTESATWSQLLQQLLEKQSLSQAQSKILMQGWLDGEIPPGLSGAILAALEAKQITAPELAGMAQALQAPAIAPFTPAIDTCGTGGDGASTFNISTAVAFVAAAAGAKVAKHGNRSASSRVGSADVLEALGVKLTAPAERVAAALDAVGITFLFAPGWHPAMKAVASLRQELKIRTVFNLLGPLVNPLRPTGQIIGVFTPHLLEIIAEAAGILGTHQAIVLHGREGLDEAGLGDATDLAILTNGEVKLTSIDPVELGIIPAPITALAGGDVAENAAILTAVLQGKGTPAQRDVVAVNAGLALQVANLVPMGAHQQGIELATAVLNSGVAWDKLTELVDFLGAVD; this is encoded by the coding sequence ATGCTCACCTTAACTGAATCCGCAACTTGGTCGCAGCTACTCCAGCAATTACTAGAAAAACAATCGCTCAGTCAAGCACAATCCAAAATCCTGATGCAGGGATGGCTCGATGGTGAGATCCCACCCGGATTATCTGGAGCCATTTTAGCCGCACTCGAAGCCAAGCAAATTACCGCGCCAGAACTTGCTGGCATGGCTCAGGCATTACAAGCTCCAGCGATCGCACCTTTCACACCCGCGATCGATACCTGCGGCACTGGTGGCGATGGTGCATCGACCTTCAATATCTCCACCGCAGTGGCATTTGTAGCCGCCGCAGCAGGCGCAAAAGTTGCCAAACATGGAAATCGATCGGCATCCAGTCGGGTCGGTTCTGCCGATGTCCTAGAAGCCCTCGGTGTCAAATTAACAGCTCCCGCTGAGCGGGTAGCTGCCGCTTTAGATGCAGTCGGCATTACCTTTTTATTTGCCCCTGGTTGGCATCCAGCCATGAAAGCAGTGGCTTCGCTCCGCCAAGAATTGAAGATTCGGACGGTATTTAATCTGCTCGGACCGCTTGTCAATCCCCTGCGCCCGACAGGACAAATTATCGGCGTATTTACACCCCATCTGCTCGAAATTATTGCCGAAGCAGCAGGTATCCTCGGTACTCACCAAGCGATCGTCTTGCATGGTCGCGAAGGTTTGGATGAGGCTGGTCTAGGCGATGCAACAGATCTGGCCATCTTAACAAATGGTGAGGTCAAACTCACCAGTATCGATCCGGTAGAGCTAGGCATTATTCCCGCACCAATTACGGCTCTAGCAGGTGGCGATGTGGCGGAAAATGCGGCGATCCTCACCGCCGTGCTGCAAGGTAAAGGCACTCCCGCTCAACGAGATGTGGTGGCTGTTAATGCTGGATTAGCACTCCAAGTGGCTAATCTCGTACCTATGGGCGCACATCAGCAAGGGATCGAACTGGCAACAGCAGTATTAAATAGTGGTGTGGCTTGGGATAAGTTGACAGAATTAGTAGATTTTTTAGGCGCAGTAGATTAA
- a CDS encoding DevA family ABC transporter ATP-binding protein, producing MNPASILTWDRIFVRSPVRPSPVRLSPVIKVEHLDHFFGEDELKKQVLFNINLAINAGEIVILTGPSGSGKTTLLSLMGGLRSPQSGSLRILNTELVGAPKAVAVEARRSCGYIFQAHNLHTSLTAMENVMMGLEVHGTYSRSERRDLALHMLEVVGLGKRTQYYAEALSGGQKQRVAIARALVSRPQIVLADEPTAALDKQSGRDVVELMQKLAKQQGCTILMVTHDNRILDVADRIIHMEDGHLN from the coding sequence ATGAATCCAGCTTCAATACTCACCTGGGATCGTATATTTGTTCGGTCTCCCGTCAGACCATCTCCAGTCAGGCTATCTCCAGTAATTAAAGTGGAGCACTTAGACCACTTTTTTGGCGAAGACGAACTGAAAAAACAGGTGCTCTTTAACATCAATCTTGCCATTAATGCTGGCGAGATCGTTATCTTGACTGGCCCCTCTGGTTCGGGGAAAACGACGTTATTATCGCTGATGGGTGGCTTGCGATCGCCTCAATCCGGCAGTTTGCGGATACTGAACACCGAACTGGTTGGTGCGCCAAAAGCGGTGGCAGTAGAAGCACGTCGCTCCTGTGGTTATATCTTTCAGGCACACAATCTCCATACCAGTTTGACCGCTATGGAGAACGTGATGATGGGGCTAGAAGTCCACGGCACTTATTCGCGATCGGAGCGGCGCGATTTAGCCCTGCACATGCTAGAAGTGGTGGGTTTAGGAAAACGGACTCAATATTATGCAGAAGCTCTTTCTGGCGGACAAAAACAGCGCGTGGCGATCGCCCGTGCCTTAGTCAGCCGTCCTCAAATCGTGTTAGCCGATGAACCCACCGCCGCACTAGACAAACAATCGGGGCGTGACGTGGTAGAACTGATGCAAAAACTAGCAAAGCAACAGGGCTGCACCATCTTGATGGTGACACACGATAACCGCATTTTAGATGTTGCCGATCGCATTATCCACATGGAGGATGGGCATTTAAATTAA